The following is a genomic window from Amycolatopsis acidiphila.
GCCCAACATACCCTCAGGACTTTTGTCTTCGTGCATGCGGAATCTCTGTCACGCGGTGAAGGCCTGCCAGCCGAGCGCCGCCGCGAGGCCGAGCCCGGCGAGCCCGATCGCGATCCGCAGCGGGGTGGCGGGCAGCCGCCGGACGATCGCCGGGCCGATCCACGAACCGAGCACGGATCCCAGGCACAGCACCACGACCGCCGGCCAGACGACCTTGCCGGTGCAGGCGAACACGACGGCGGCGACGAGGTTGGCCGCGCCGGTGGCGAGGTTCTTCGCCGCGTTCGACCGGGCCAGCGACTGCGCCCACACGGTCGACAGCAGTGCGAGCATCAGAACTCCTGCCGCGGCACCGAAGTAGCCGCCGTAGATCGCGACGGCGAACGCCGCCACGCCGGCGGCCGGGCTGAGCCCGTGTGCGTTCGCGTGCTCGGCGTACTTCCGCAGACGCGGACCGAGGAACAACAGTACCGACGCGCCTGCGATCAGAAACGGGACTATGACGGTGAATGTGCCGGAGGGGGTCAGCAGCAGCAGCGCGGCCCCGAACGCCCCGCCGACCGCGGTGATGAGGCAGAGGACCTTGAGGCGGGCGCGCTGGCCGGCCAGCTCGGGCCGCGACCCCGCGGTGGCGCCGACGGTCGTGCCGAGCATCGCGATGGTGTTGGTGACGTTGGCGGACACCGGCGGCAGCCCGACGGCGAGCAGCGCGGGATAGGAGACCAGCGACGCCAGGCCGGCGATCGACCCGGTGAGCCCGGCCCCGGCACCGGCGACGAACAGCAACAGCAGGGCAGGCAGGTGCGGGGTCACGATGATCCATTGTCGCCGATGGGCCGATCGGCCCAGCCGCCGGGCGTGGTGGGGCGCGCACGGGACCGCCGTCGTGGCGGGGATGTTCCCACCGCGGCGGCGCCGGTTCGGCATTGTGCGAGTAGGGCACCAAGGCCCGGACCGCGGCGAGTGGCGCCGTCGTGCGTGAGCACCGGACCGTGCCGGGGGCCGTGGTGGCGGAGGCGGCCACGGCCGGGACCGAGGCGCCCGGCGGAAATCGCCAGCCCGCGTTTCCCCGCACGACCGTCGCCACAGCCGAACTCTGCCCGGGCCGGAAAATACCTACCTAAGTCCCTTGAAGGTCTGGACCACTAGCTCCATACTTTTGTTTCCGCTGACAACAAAGTGCTGAGAGGCAGTGATGTCGATGAAGACCTCCACCCGCCTGTCCCGCCTCCTGCGGCTGACCGCGCCCGCGCTCGCGGTGGCCGCCATGCTGGTGGCGCCTGGCAACGCCGGCGCCGCCACGGTGTTCAGCGACGACTTCAACGGACCCGCCGGCGCGGCCGCCGACGCCTCCAAGTGGACGATGGAGACCGGGGACAACGTCAACAACCACGAGCTGGAGTGGTACACCCCGGGCGCGCAGAACGCCGCGCTCGACGGCCAGGGCCACCTGGTGATCACCGCACGCCAGGAGGGCGGGCACACCTGCTGGTACGGCCCGTGCACCTACACCTCCGCGCGGCTGAACACCTCCGGGAAGTTCACCCAGACCTACGGGCACTTCGAGGCGCGGATGAAGCTGCCGCGCGGGCAGGGTATGTGGCCGGCGTTCTGGGCACTGGGCAACGACATCGGCTCCAACGGCTGGCCGAACTGCGGCGAGATCGACTTCATGGAGAACGTCGGGTTCGAGCCGAACACCGTGCACGGCACGATCCACGGCCCGGGCTACTCGGGCGCGAACGGGATCGGCGCGGCCTACAACGGCCCGAACTTCTCCGACGACTTCCACACCTACGCCGTCGACTGGTCGCCGAACAGCATCAAGTGGTACGTCGACGGGAACCTGTACCAGACCCGCACCCCCGCCGACCTCGGCGGCAACCGCTGGGTCTTCGACCACCCGTTCTTCCTGATCCTCAACCTCGCCGTCGGCGGGGACTGGCCGGGCTCCCCGAACGGCAGCACGCAGTTCCCGCAGCAGCTGGTGGTGGACTACGTGCACGTGACGGCCTGAGGCCGCGGCCCTGCCGGCGAGGCGTCCCGCCTCGCCGGCAGGGCGCACGTGCTCGCCAAGCCTGGGTAGAACGTGTTCTAATCTAGCCCATGCGCCACGGCATCGTGTTGTTCACCAGCGACCGCGGGATCACCCCCGCTCACGCCGCGAAAGCGGCCGAGGAGACGGGGTTCGACTCCTTCAACGTGCCCGAGCACACGCACATCCCGGTCAAGCGCGAGGCGGCGCACCCGCGCACCGGCGACGCGACCCTGCCCGACGACCGCTACCTGCGCACCCTCGACCCGTGGGTCGCGCTCGCCACCGCCGCGGCGGTCACCACCCGGATCCGGCTCTCCACCGCCGTCGCGCTGCCGGTCGAGCACGACCCGATCACGCTCGCGAAGACCATTGCCTCCCTCGACCACCTCTCGGGCGGGCGGGTGACGCTCGGCGTCGGGTTCGGCTGGAACGTCGACGAGCTGACCGACCACGGCGTGCCGTCCGGGCGGCGCCGGACGATGCTGCGCGAGTACCTGGCGGCGATGCGTGCACTGTGGACGGACGAGGAAGCCGCCTACGAGGGCGAGTTCGTGAAGTTCGGCCCGTGCTGGGCGTGGCCGAAGCCGGCGGGCGAGGTGCCGGTCGTGGTCGGCGCCGCGGGCACCGAGAAGACCTTCGGCTGGATCAGCCGGTCCGCCGACGGCTGGCTGACCACCCCGATGGAGGACGAGCTGCCCAAGAAGATCGCGCTACTGCACCGGATGTGGCGCGACGCGGGGCGGGACGGCGCGCCCGAGGTCGTCGTGCTCGCGGGGAAGCCGCAACCGGAAACCCTTGCCGACTACGAGGAACTGGGCGTCACCGAACTCCTTTTCGGACTTCCCGACCGCTCGCCCGAGGACGTCGTCGGGTACCTCGCCCGGCTGGCCGGGAAGCTCGGCCTTCACTCCGAAGCCACCTCCGCCACCGGAAGCAGCACCTGAAACCGGGTGTTCCCCGGCTGCGAGCGGACCCGCAGGTCACCGTGGTGGCGTTCCACCACGATCCGCCACGAGATGTCCAGCCCCAGCCCCGTGCCCTGCCCCACCGGCTTGGTGGTGAAGAACGGCTCGAAGATCCGCTGGCGGATCTCCTCCGGGATGCCCGGCCCGGTGTCGCCGATCTCCACGCACACCTGGTCCTCGACCAGTGCGGTGTGGACGGTCAGCGTGCCGGTGCCGCCCATCGCGCCGAGGGCGTTGTCGATCAGGTTGGTCCACACCTGGTTCAGCTCGCCCGGGTACGCCGGCACCTCGGGCAGCGTGCGGTCGTAGTCCTTGACGACCTTCACCCCGGGCCCGATCTTGCTGCTGAGCATCACCAGCGTGGAGCCGAGCCCGTCGTGCACGTCGATCCACTGGTGCGGGGCGCGGTCCATCTGGGAGTACTGCTTGGCCGCGCCGACGAGCGCGGAGATCCGGGTGGTCGAGTCCTCGATCTCGCCCATCAGCATCTCGGTCTCCAGCGCGTAGGCGAGCCAGCGCACGGCACCGTCGATGAGCGAGTCGCCGACCGAGTCCAGGACCTCGTCGAGGTTCTGCCCGGACAGCCCGGCGCTGACGAAGATCGGCGCGAGGTCCCAGCCCTGTTCCAGCCCGTGCTCCTCGAGCCAGTCGCCGACCTCGTCCTCGCGGTCGGACTGCTGCATCGCGGTCAGCGGCGGTGCCGCGGCCACCTGCTTGACGAGCTGCTCCTGCACGTCGAGCAGCTGTTCCAGCAGGTTGGGGTCGATGTCCTTCTTCGCCAGTATCGCCAGCTTGTGCCGCATGCCCGCGACGCGCTCGCGCAGCGCCGCGGTCGCCCGGACCGCCGCGGCCGCCGGGTTGTTCAGCTCGTGCGTCAGGCCCGCGGACACCTGGCCCAGCGCCAGCAGCCGCCGCCGGGACCCGATGAGCGCGTCGGAGTTGCGCCAGCCGAGGTAGGAGCCCTCGAGCAGGTGCGTCGCCATCGGGAACCAGCCGCGGAACTGGTCGGCGAACTCGGCCGCGGGCAGGGTCAGGAACGTCAGGTCGCTCAGCGCGTAGACCGAAGCCGCGTAGCGCTGCTGGTTCTGCCCGTAGAAGAACTGGGTGGCACCGCAGTACGCGCCGCGCTGGTCCGAGCGGGTGGTCTCGACCTCGCCGCCGGAGTCCTGCTTGGTCATCCGCAGCGCGCCCGAGAGCAGCACGTAGAAGCAGGTGGCCGGCTCGCCCTCGGTGATCACCTTGGCCCCGCCCGGATAGTGCTCGACCGAGGCGTGCGCGAGGATCCAGTCCAGCTGGGCGTCGGAGAGGCTGGTGAACAGGAACAGGTCCCGGAGGAACTCCCGGGTCACGACGGGGTCGGTCATTGCTGCTCCAGGTATCGATGCACCAGCGTGACCGCCATCGCGCCCTCGCCGACCGCCGAGGCGACACGCTTCACTGACTGCGAGCGTACGTCTCCGGCGACGAACACACCCGGGATCGAGGACTCCAGGTGCTGCGGGTCGCGGTCGAGGGACCAGCCCGGCGGCCGCCGCCCCTCGACCAGCAGGTCCGGCCCGGTGCAGACGAACCCGTGCTCGTCGCGGACCACCTGCTCGCCCAGCCACTCCGTGCGCGGCGCCGCGCCGATGAAGACGAAGAGGTGACCGGCTTCGACCGTCTCCCGGTTGCCCTGCTGGTCGCACAGCGTGAGCTTCTCCAGGTGCTCCTCGCCGTGCGCCTGCACGACCGAGGTGTGCGTGCGGACGTCGACGTTCTTGATCTGCTCGAGCTGCTCGATCAGGTAGTGCGACATCGACGCGTGCAGAGACGGCCCGCGCACCAGGATCGTCACCTCGCTCGCGTAGCGGGAGAAGAACACCGCGGCCTGGCCGGCGGAGTTCGCGCCGCCGACGATGTAGACGTGCTGGTCCGAGCACTCGGGCGCCTCGGTGGCGGCGGACCCGTAGTAGACGCCGCGGCCGGTGAGCGGTGCGCAGCCCTCGGCCTGCAGCGCCCGGTAGGACACGCCGGTGGCGAGCACGACCGAGTGCGCGGCCAGCTCGGAGCCGTCCCCGAACTTGATCACCCGGGCCGAGCCGCGCGCCTCGAGGCCGACGACGTCGCGGGCGGTGAGCACCTCCGCGCCGAACTTCTGGGCCTGACGGCGGGCGCGGTCGGTCAGCTGCGCGCCGGAGACGCCGTCCGGGAAGCCGAGGTAGTTCTCGATGCGGGAGCTCTGCCCGGCCTGGCCGCCGGTCGCCTTGCGCTCGACGAGCACCGTGCGCAGCCCTTCGGACGCGCCGTACACCGCGGCGCCGAGGCCGGCGGGACCGCCGCCGACGACGATGAGGTCGTAGAACTCCTCCGCCGGCCGGGTGGACAGGCCGACCGCGCCGGCGATCTCCTCGCCCCCGGGCTTGCGCAGCACCGTGCCGTCGGAGGTGATCAGCACCGGGATCTCGTCGGCGGTGGCCCCCGCCGCCTCCAGCAGGCGCGCCGCCTCGGGCTCGTCGACGGGATACCAGCGGTAGGGCACCGAGTTGCGCGCGAGGAAGTCACGGACCTGGTAGGACGGGGCGGACCAGTGATGGCCGACCACCTTGATCTCCTGCACCGGCCGGTCCCCCGCCGCGCGCCAGGCGTCGACCAGCGCGTCCACCACCGGGTAGAGCTTCTCCTCGGGCGGGTCCCACGGCTTGAGCAGGTAGTGGTCCACGTCCACCACGTTGATCGCCTGGATGGCCGCGTCGGTGTCGGCGTAGGCCGTCAGCAGCGCGCGGCGGGCGTGCGGGAACAGGTCCATGGCCTGCTCCAGGAAGGCGATGCCGTCCATGTGCGGCATCCGGTAGTCGGCGAGGATCGCGGCGACCGCGTCCCCCCGCAGCTTGATCTCGCGCAGGGCGTCGAGCGCGTCGGCGCCCGAGCCCGCGCGCACCACGCGGTAGTCCTGGCCATAACGACGGCGGAGGTCACGAGCGACCGAACGGGATACTGCCGGGTCGTCGTCGACCGTCATCAGGATGGGCTGGCTCACGAGCAAACCCTACGGGCGGCGGGCACGTTAGTCGATTGTGTGCCCACCGTTGACCGTGATGCGCTCCCCGGTGAGGAACGACGCGGCGTCGGAGGCGAGGAAGCACACCGCCGCGGCGATCTCCACCGGCGTCCCGAACCGGCCCAGCGGCACCTCCGCCACGTAGTCGCGCCGATCCTGCTCGCTCACGTCCGCGTGCCGTTCCACCGGGATCCAGCCGGGCGCGACGAGGTTGACCGTGATGTCGTGCGGCCCGAGCTCGCGCGCCCAGCTTCGGGTCAGGCCCAGCTGCGCGCCCTTCGCCGCGATGTAGGCCGACATCCGGGGCAGGCCGCGCTCGAAGATGTCGGAGCCGATCTGGACGATCCGGCCGCGGCCCTTCCTCTTCATCCCGGGCAGCACGGCCTGCAGCAGCAGGGTCGGGCTCTTGACGAAGAACTCGAGCTGGTCCAGGTGCGCCTGCCAGGTGAGCTCCTCGACCGGCACCTCCGGCTGCGGGCCCGTCGCGTTGGCGACGAGCACGTCGACCGGGCCCAGCCGCGCCTCGACCTCCGCGACCAGGCCGCACACGCCGTCTTCGTCGGTCACGTCCGCGGCGAAGGCGTCCGCGACGCCGCCGTCCGCCCGGATCTCGCCGACCACGCGCCGCGCGCCCTCGGCGTCGGTGCGGTAGTTGACCGCCACGGCCCAGTCGTCGGCGGCCAGCCGCGCGGCGATGACCGCGCCGAGCCCGCGCGACGCGCCGGTCACGAGTGCGACCCCG
Proteins encoded in this region:
- a CDS encoding glycoside hydrolase family 16 protein, producing the protein MKTSTRLSRLLRLTAPALAVAAMLVAPGNAGAATVFSDDFNGPAGAAADASKWTMETGDNVNNHELEWYTPGAQNAALDGQGHLVITARQEGGHTCWYGPCTYTSARLNTSGKFTQTYGHFEARMKLPRGQGMWPAFWALGNDIGSNGWPNCGEIDFMENVGFEPNTVHGTIHGPGYSGANGIGAAYNGPNFSDDFHTYAVDWSPNSIKWYVDGNLYQTRTPADLGGNRWVFDHPFFLILNLAVGGDWPGSPNGSTQFPQQLVVDYVHVTA
- a CDS encoding LLM class F420-dependent oxidoreductase is translated as MRHGIVLFTSDRGITPAHAAKAAEETGFDSFNVPEHTHIPVKREAAHPRTGDATLPDDRYLRTLDPWVALATAAAVTTRIRLSTAVALPVEHDPITLAKTIASLDHLSGGRVTLGVGFGWNVDELTDHGVPSGRRRTMLREYLAAMRALWTDEEAAYEGEFVKFGPCWAWPKPAGEVPVVVGAAGTEKTFGWISRSADGWLTTPMEDELPKKIALLHRMWRDAGRDGAPEVVVLAGKPQPETLADYEELGVTELLFGLPDRSPEDVVGYLARLAGKLGLHSEATSATGSST
- a CDS encoding ATP-binding protein translates to MTDPVVTREFLRDLFLFTSLSDAQLDWILAHASVEHYPGGAKVITEGEPATCFYVLLSGALRMTKQDSGGEVETTRSDQRGAYCGATQFFYGQNQQRYAASVYALSDLTFLTLPAAEFADQFRGWFPMATHLLEGSYLGWRNSDALIGSRRRLLALGQVSAGLTHELNNPAAAAVRATAALRERVAGMRHKLAILAKKDIDPNLLEQLLDVQEQLVKQVAAAPPLTAMQQSDREDEVGDWLEEHGLEQGWDLAPIFVSAGLSGQNLDEVLDSVGDSLIDGAVRWLAYALETEMLMGEIEDSTTRISALVGAAKQYSQMDRAPHQWIDVHDGLGSTLVMLSSKIGPGVKVVKDYDRTLPEVPAYPGELNQVWTNLIDNALGAMGGTGTLTVHTALVEDQVCVEIGDTGPGIPEEIRQRIFEPFFTTKPVGQGTGLGLDISWRIVVERHHGDLRVRSQPGNTRFQVLLPVAEVASE
- a CDS encoding SDR family oxidoreductase, whose amino-acid sequence is MSTPRGVALVTGASRGLGAVIAARLAADDWAVAVNYRTDAEGARRVVGEIRADGGVADAFAADVTDEDGVCGLVAEVEARLGPVDVLVANATGPQPEVPVEELTWQAHLDQLEFFVKSPTLLLQAVLPGMKRKGRGRIVQIGSDIFERGLPRMSAYIAAKGAQLGLTRSWARELGPHDITVNLVAPGWIPVERHADVSEQDRRDYVAEVPLGRFGTPVEIAAAVCFLASDAASFLTGERITVNGGHTID
- a CDS encoding FAD-dependent oxidoreductase, with the protein product MSQPILMTVDDDPAVSRSVARDLRRRYGQDYRVVRAGSGADALDALREIKLRGDAVAAILADYRMPHMDGIAFLEQAMDLFPHARRALLTAYADTDAAIQAINVVDVDHYLLKPWDPPEEKLYPVVDALVDAWRAAGDRPVQEIKVVGHHWSAPSYQVRDFLARNSVPYRWYPVDEPEAARLLEAAGATADEIPVLITSDGTVLRKPGGEEIAGAVGLSTRPAEEFYDLIVVGGGPAGLGAAVYGASEGLRTVLVERKATGGQAGQSSRIENYLGFPDGVSGAQLTDRARRQAQKFGAEVLTARDVVGLEARGSARVIKFGDGSELAAHSVVLATGVSYRALQAEGCAPLTGRGVYYGSAATEAPECSDQHVYIVGGANSAGQAAVFFSRYASEVTILVRGPSLHASMSHYLIEQLEQIKNVDVRTHTSVVQAHGEEHLEKLTLCDQQGNRETVEAGHLFVFIGAAPRTEWLGEQVVRDEHGFVCTGPDLLVEGRRPPGWSLDRDPQHLESSIPGVFVAGDVRSQSVKRVASAVGEGAMAVTLVHRYLEQQ
- a CDS encoding sulfite exporter TauE/SafE family protein, translating into MIVTPHLPALLLLFVAGAGAGLTGSIAGLASLVSYPALLAVGLPPVSANVTNTIAMLGTTVGATAGSRPELAGQRARLKVLCLITAVGGAFGAALLLLTPSGTFTVIVPFLIAGASVLLFLGPRLRKYAEHANAHGLSPAAGVAAFAVAIYGGYFGAAAGVLMLALLSTVWAQSLARSNAAKNLATGAANLVAAVVFACTGKVVWPAVVVLCLGSVLGSWIGPAIVRRLPATPLRIAIGLAGLGLAAALGWQAFTA